One segment of Hippopotamus amphibius kiboko isolate mHipAmp2 chromosome 4, mHipAmp2.hap2, whole genome shotgun sequence DNA contains the following:
- the LOC130850919 gene encoding acyl-coenzyme A thioesterase 1-like isoform X1 — MVLSRLALQRPFGFCRRGPTPWARLAGPPKLRTGDAISWAPARMAATVTLEPAGRCRWDEPLRIALAGLAPGQPVTLRASLRDEKGARFRAHARYCADAHGQLDLERAPALGGSFAGLEPMGLIWALEAEKPLQRLVKRDVQTPFAVELEVLEGHEPEARRLLGRAVHERDFLPPGVRREPVRAGRVRATLFLPPEAGPFPGIVDVSGAGGGLPEYRASLLAGKGFAVMSLAYYNYEDLPKGIENLHLEYFEEAVNYLLHHPQVKGPGVGLLGFSKGGDLCLSMASFLKGITAAVIINGSVANSGGNLHYKGETLPPVGFDRGRVKVTKDGLADISDVLNSPLEGPDQKSFIPVERAECAFLFLVSQDDHNWKSEFYANEASKRLQAHGKPKPQIVCYPGAGHYLEPPYFPLCRASMHALVGRPVIWGGEPRAHARAQVDAWQRLQTFFHKHVGGKKGSIPSVL, encoded by the exons ATGGTACTCTCACGTCTGGCTCTCCAGCGACCCTTCGGATTCTGCCGACGGGGCCCGACGCCCTGGGCGCGGTTGGCAGGGCCTCCAAAGCTGAGGACCGGTGACGCAATCTCCTGGGCCCCTGCCAGGATGGCGGCGACGGTGACACTGGAGCCGGCGGGCCGCTGCCGCTGGGACGAGCCGCTGCGCATCGCCTTGGCAGGCCTGGCCCCCGGGCAGCCCGTCACGCTGCGCGCGTCCCTGCGCGACGAGAAGGGCGCGCGCTTCCGAGCCCACGCGCGCTACTGCGCCGACGCCCACGGCCAGCTGGACCTGGAGCGCGCGCCCGCGCTGGGCGGCAGCTTCGCGGGGCTCGAGCCCATGGGGCTCATCTGGGCTCTGGAGGCCGAGAAGCCCTTGCAGCGGCTGGTGAAGCGGGACGTGCAGACGCCCTTCGCCGTGGAGCTGGAGGTGCTCGAAGGCCACGAGCCCGAGGCCCGCCGACTCCTGGGCCGGGCGGTGCACGAGCGCGACTTCCTGCCGCCGGGGGTGCGGCGCGAGCCGGTGCGCGCGGGCCGGGTGCGCGCCACGCTCTTCCTGCCGCCAG AAGCTGGGCCCTTTCCTGGGATTGTGGACGTTTCTGGAGCTGGAGGTGGCCTTCCAGAATATCGAGCTAGTCTGCTGGCTGGGAAAGGTTTTGCTGTGATGTCTCTGGCCTATTATAACTATGAAGACCTCCCCAAGGGCATAGAGAACCTCCACCTGGAGTACTTTGAAGAAGCTGTGAACTACCTGCTTCATCACCCTCAG GTAAAGGGTCCAGGAGTCGGGCTGCTTGGGTTTTCCAAAGGCGGCGACCTCTGCCTCTCCATGGCGTCGTTCCTGAAGGGCATCACCGCGGCCGTCATAATCAATGGCTCTGTGGCCAATAGCGGCGGAAACTTACACTACAAGGGTGAGACACTGCCGCCTGTGGGTTTTGACCGAGGTCGAGTCAAGGTGACCAAAGATGGCTTAGCAGACATTTCGGATGTCCTGAACAGCCCTTTGGAAGGCCCTGACCAGAAGAGCTTCATTCCCGTGGAAAGGGCTGAGTGTGCCTTCCTCTTCCTTGTGAGTCAGGATGACCACAACTGGAAGAGTGAATTCTATGCGAATGAGGCCTcgaaacgcttgcaggcccatggtAAGCCGAAGCCCCAGATCGTCTGTTACCCCGGGGCGGGGCACTACCTTGAGCCTCCTTACTTCCCCTTGTGCCGGGCCTCCATGCACGCCTTGGTGGGCCGCCCTGTCATCTGGGGAGGGGAGCCCAGGGCTCATGCCAGGGCCCAGGTGGATGCTTGGCAGCGGCTCCAGACTTTCTTCCACAAACACGTGGGTGGGAAGAAAGGGTCGATCCCATCCGTGCTGTAG
- the LOC130850919 gene encoding acyl-coenzyme A thioesterase 1-like isoform X2: protein MSLAYYNYEDLPKGIENLHLEYFEEAVNYLLHHPQVKGPGVGLLGFSKGGDLCLSMASFLKGITAAVIINGSVANSGGNLHYKGETLPPVGFDRGRVKVTKDGLADISDVLNSPLEGPDQKSFIPVERAECAFLFLVSQDDHNWKSEFYANEASKRLQAHGKPKPQIVCYPGAGHYLEPPYFPLCRASMHALVGRPVIWGGEPRAHARAQVDAWQRLQTFFHKHVGGKKGSIPSVL from the exons ATGTCTCTGGCCTATTATAACTATGAAGACCTCCCCAAGGGCATAGAGAACCTCCACCTGGAGTACTTTGAAGAAGCTGTGAACTACCTGCTTCATCACCCTCAG GTAAAGGGTCCAGGAGTCGGGCTGCTTGGGTTTTCCAAAGGCGGCGACCTCTGCCTCTCCATGGCGTCGTTCCTGAAGGGCATCACCGCGGCCGTCATAATCAATGGCTCTGTGGCCAATAGCGGCGGAAACTTACACTACAAGGGTGAGACACTGCCGCCTGTGGGTTTTGACCGAGGTCGAGTCAAGGTGACCAAAGATGGCTTAGCAGACATTTCGGATGTCCTGAACAGCCCTTTGGAAGGCCCTGACCAGAAGAGCTTCATTCCCGTGGAAAGGGCTGAGTGTGCCTTCCTCTTCCTTGTGAGTCAGGATGACCACAACTGGAAGAGTGAATTCTATGCGAATGAGGCCTcgaaacgcttgcaggcccatggtAAGCCGAAGCCCCAGATCGTCTGTTACCCCGGGGCGGGGCACTACCTTGAGCCTCCTTACTTCCCCTTGTGCCGGGCCTCCATGCACGCCTTGGTGGGCCGCCCTGTCATCTGGGGAGGGGAGCCCAGGGCTCATGCCAGGGCCCAGGTGGATGCTTGGCAGCGGCTCCAGACTTTCTTCCACAAACACGTGGGTGGGAAGAAAGGGTCGATCCCATCCGTGCTGTAG